A genomic region of Solanum dulcamara chromosome 2, daSolDulc1.2, whole genome shotgun sequence contains the following coding sequences:
- the LOC129881050 gene encoding ABC transporter G family member 6-like: MSRIVAENILQGGESVQFYDQRVQQAVEMSQPSAYSSPTLGQMLKRVGDVRKEVTGDETPVHRILDTSDTQSISSHSLPFVLSFNNLTYSVKVRRKMNFSSILRRPVAGIPITAAASDPLSGENLFTSTKVLLNNISGEARDGEIVAVLGASGSGKSTLIDGLANRIAKESLKGTITLNGEPLDSRLLKIISAYVMQDDLLYPMLTVEETLMFAAEFRLPRTLSKSKKKMRVQALIDQLGLRNAAKTIIGDEGHRGVSGGERRRVSIGIDIIHDPIILFLDEPTSGLDSTSAYMVVKVLQRIAQSGSIVIMSIHQPSYRILGLLDRMLFLSRGQTVYSGSPMNLPHFFADFGHPIPDSENRTEFALDLIRELEGSPGGTKSLVEFNKTWQNTKRSHQNPETVTSTHGLSLKEAISASISRGKLVSGTTSDIHTSPTSMVPTYANPFWIEMLVLSKRSFTNSWRVPELFGIRLGAIVVTGFILATMFWQLDDSPKGVQERLGFFAFAMSTTFYTCADALPVFLQERYIFMRETAYNAYRRSSYCLSHAIVSLPALIFLSFTFAAITFWAVGLDGGFSGFLFYFGIILASFWAGNSFVTFLSGVVPSVMIGYTIVVAILAYFLLFSGFFMNRDRIPPYWIWFHYLSLVKYPYEAVLQNEFNDPTKCFVKGIQMFDNSPLGNVSNELKEKLLSSMSNTLNVKITSSTCVTTGADILVQQGITDLSKWNCLWITIAWGFFFRVLFYFSLLLGSKNKRR; this comes from the exons ATGTCGAGGATAGTAGCGGAAAATATATTGCAAGGGGGAGAAAGTGTACAATTTTATGATCAAAGAGTACAACAAGCCGTGGAGATGTCACAACCCAGCGCGTACTCTTCACCTACTCTAGGCCAAATGCTAAAGCGCGTAGGAGACGTCAGAAAAGAAGTCACCGGCGATGAAACTCCGGTACACCGGATTCTCGATACCAGTGATACTCAAAGCATATCATCTCATTCTCTTCCTTTTGTACTCTCTTTCAACAACCTCACCTACAGCGTAAAAGTCCGCCGGAAAATGAATTTTTCGTCGATACTCCGACGACCGGTCGCCGGGATTCCCATCACAGCCGCCGCCAGTGATCCACTCTCCGGAGAAAACCTGTTCACGAGTACGAAAGTCCTCCTGAACAACATCTCCGGTGAGGCACGGGACGGCGAGATAGTCGCCGTTCTAGGTGCATCAGGGTCGGGAAAATCGACCCTGATCGATGGCCTGGCGAATAGGATCGCGAAAGAGAGCTTGAAAGGGACAATAACTTTAAATGGGGAGCCACTTGATTCGAGATTGTTGAAAATAATCTCAGCATACGTAATGCAAGACGATCTTTTATACCCAATGTTGACCGTTGAAGAAACATTAATGTTTGCAGCTGAATTCAGATTGCCTCGTACTTTgtcaaaatcaaaaaagaaaatgagagtACAAGCTTTAATCGATCAGTTAGGACTACGAAATGCTGCAAAAACTATCATTGGCGATGAG GGTCATCGTGGAGTCTCCGGTGGTGAACGACGACGAGTTTCCATTGGAATAGATATTATTCATGACCCCATCATCTTGTTTCTGGACGAACCAACTTCAGGTCTTGATTCGACTAGTGCATACATGGTGGTGAAGGTTCTTCAACGAATTGCTCAAAGTGGAAGTATTGTTATCATGTCAATTCACCAGCCAAGTTATCGTATTCTCGGGTTATTGGATCGGATGCTCTTCTTGTCTCGTGGGCAAACGGTTTATAGTGGGTCGCCTATGAACCTTCCACATTTCTTTGCTGATTTCGGTCACCCTATACCAGATAGTGAAAATCGGACAGAGTTTGCCCTGGACCTAATTCGTGAGCTAGAAGGGTCCCCAGGAGGGACAAAAAGCTTGGTTGAGTTCAACAAAACATGGCAAAATACTAAAAGGAGCCATCAGAATCCCGAAACAGTAACATCTACACATGGATTGTCATTGAAGGAAGCGATTAGCGCGAGTATTTCTAGAGGGAAATTGGTTTCTGGTACAACAAGTGATATTCATACTAGTCCTACTTCTATGGTTCCTACTTACGCGAATCCCTTTTGGATCGAAATGCTTGTATTGTCCAAGAGGTCATTTACGAATTCTTGGAGGGTGCCTGAGTTATTTGGCATCCGTCTAGGGGCAATCGTGGTTACGGGGTTCATCCTAGCTACCATGTTTTGGCAACTTGACGATTCCCCTAAAGGGGTTCAAGAAAGGCTTGGTTTCTTTGCGTTCGCGATGTCTACAACTTTCTACACTTGCGCGGACGCGTTGCCCGTGTTCCTCCAAGAGAGGTACATTTTCATGAGGGAGACAGCTTATAATGCTTATAGGAGATCTTCCTATTGTCTCTCCCATGCTATAGTTTCTTTGCCAGCATTGATCTTTCTTAGCTTTACATTTGCTGCCATAACTTTTTGGGCTGTAGGTCTTGATGGTGGATTTTCGGGTTTTTTGTTCTATTTCGGGATAATACTAGCCTCCTTCTGGGCAGGGAATTCATTTGTTACGTTCCTCTCCGGTGTAGTTCCTAGTGTCATGATAGGTTACACCATCGTGGTCGCGATCCTAGCCTATTTCCTCCTGTTCTCTGGTTTCTTCATGAATCGCGATCGGATTCCACCTTATTGGATATGGTTTCACTACCTATCCCTGGTGAAATATCCTTATGAAGCTGTGTTACAAAATGAATTTAATGATCCAACAAAGTGTTTTGTCAAAGGGATTCAAATGTTTGATAATTCACCACTTGGAAATGTGTCTAATGAATTGAAGGAAAAATTGTTGAGTTCAATGAGTAACACATTGAATGTCAAAATTACAAGTTCAACATGTGTGACTACTGGGGCTGATATTTTGGTGCAACAAGGGATTACTGATTTAAGTAAGTGGAATTGTTTGTGGATTACTATTGCATGGGGTTTTTTCTTTAGGGTTTTGTTTTACTTTAGCTTGTTGCTTGGAAGTAAGAACAAGAGAAGGTAA